In Synechococcus sp. KORDI-52, one genomic interval encodes:
- a CDS encoding Fur family transcriptional regulator produces MTSSSAPAATDITLQQGLHQGGRRLTPQRKRVLELFKRCGSGCHLSAEEVHQQLAALEMKVSLATVYRTLRLLADMGLLQELELSEGGRRFELAVEDHRQHHHVVCIRCGRTEEFESEPVLAAGAAAAAHVGFQLIESSLNVRAICPKCQG; encoded by the coding sequence GTGACATCGTCCTCCGCGCCTGCTGCAACGGACATCACCCTGCAGCAGGGGCTGCACCAGGGCGGACGCCGCCTGACCCCGCAGCGCAAACGGGTTCTTGAGCTGTTCAAACGCTGTGGCTCCGGCTGCCACCTCAGCGCTGAAGAGGTGCACCAGCAGCTGGCGGCACTGGAGATGAAGGTGTCCCTGGCAACCGTGTATCGCACCCTACGCCTGCTGGCCGACATGGGGCTGCTCCAGGAGCTGGAACTCAGTGAAGGGGGTCGACGTTTCGAGCTTGCCGTAGAAGATCACCGCCAACATCACCATGTGGTGTGCATCCGCTGCGGCCGCACCGAGGAATTCGAAAGTGAACCCGTGTTGGCAGCAGGGGCAGCTGCCGCCGCCCATGTTGGATTTCAGCTCATTGAATCCAGCCTGAACGTGCGTGCGATCTGCCCCAAGTGTCAGGGGTAG
- a CDS encoding DUF3764 family protein, which produces METHVLTFTITKSFAEWVITYDASLPLQNIAGITSLYRGVSKDDPTKVCAVMQAAPGVMEQFIADNTDMIAASGHVIESTVSQVFLAS; this is translated from the coding sequence ATGGAAACCCACGTGCTCACCTTCACCATCACCAAGTCATTTGCTGAATGGGTCATCACCTATGACGCATCCCTGCCGCTTCAGAACATCGCTGGCATCACCTCGCTCTACCGGGGAGTCAGCAAGGACGACCCCACCAAGGTGTGTGCGGTGATGCAAGCTGCTCCAGGTGTGATGGAGCAATTCATCGCCGACAACACCGACATGATTGCGGCTTCGGGGCACGTGATTGAGAGCACCGTGAGTCAGGTGTTCCTCGCCAGCTGA
- a CDS encoding TIGR02450 family Trp-rich protein encodes MAWRPARAWTSQLPVAGYRHFELITQGGRGPLRWVELAAVLAPSHRERVLWSELRDPTRWSSGWQSISESDEDSSTQ; translated from the coding sequence ATGGCCTGGCGTCCTGCCCGGGCCTGGACCAGCCAGCTCCCGGTGGCCGGGTACCGCCATTTCGAGCTGATCACGCAAGGCGGCCGTGGTCCGCTGCGGTGGGTTGAGTTGGCGGCTGTGCTGGCTCCGTCGCATCGCGAGCGTGTGCTCTGGAGTGAGCTCAGGGATCCAACCCGTTGGAGCAGCGGCTGGCAGTCCATTTCGGAGAGTGATGAGGATTCTTCAACTCAGTGA
- a CDS encoding metallophosphoesterase produces the protein MRILQLSDPHLVAADQGLVRRRPALAHFERALQVGGALNPDLVLVTGDLCQDESWGGYARLRRALIQHVRCSVALLPGNHDHPLLLDAVLGRTWTTAPADLLVQGVRVLLLSSHRVGSAAGALGSLQLQWLAQRLQCPERRDLPLVVALHHPPIPIGDAGMDAIRLLDQASLEKLLRPHRVLRAVLFGHIHQHWQGSWAMRPDVLLLGCPSTLCSFKAVQPCPLGRADDPGGRLLDLTPDGAVQHRVLRWSSV, from the coding sequence ATGAGGATTCTTCAACTCAGTGATCCACACCTGGTGGCCGCTGATCAGGGGCTGGTGCGGAGACGGCCGGCCCTGGCTCACTTCGAGCGAGCTCTCCAGGTGGGTGGCGCCTTGAACCCCGATCTGGTGCTGGTGACGGGGGACCTTTGCCAGGACGAAAGCTGGGGTGGTTATGCCCGGCTGCGGCGGGCCCTGATCCAACACGTGCGCTGCTCGGTGGCTCTGCTGCCCGGCAACCACGATCACCCGCTGCTGCTTGATGCGGTGTTGGGGAGAACCTGGACGACGGCTCCCGCAGATCTGTTGGTGCAAGGCGTGAGAGTGTTGCTGCTGAGCAGCCATCGGGTGGGTTCAGCTGCCGGTGCGCTCGGCTCGCTTCAGCTCCAGTGGCTGGCGCAGCGCCTGCAGTGCCCGGAGCGCCGTGATCTGCCCCTGGTGGTCGCTCTTCACCATCCACCGATCCCCATCGGCGATGCCGGTATGGATGCGATCAGGCTCCTCGATCAGGCATCTCTTGAGAAGCTGTTGCGTCCTCATCGGGTCCTGCGGGCGGTGCTGTTTGGACACATCCACCAGCATTGGCAGGGCTCCTGGGCCATGCGGCCTGACGTGTTGCTGCTCGGATGCCCTTCCACGCTATGCAGTTTCAAAGCGGTGCAGCCCTGCCCCCTTGGTCGTGCCGATGATCCGGGGGGCAGGTTGCTCGATCTGACGCCTGATGGAGCCGTTCAGCACCGGGTGCTGCGCTGGAGCAGCGTCTGA
- a CDS encoding putative 2OG-Fe(II) oxygenase translates to MNGAPTLGLPRWPAADQALVDVLDLFPRSILRDTLPDPLLQQLIGLSESVLAHPESSPDASAKLAGQLRQQRELRPDQPGVQELSNNHLLPACDRWIRHVMDRQPPQGRGPWVPGRYRLQMIDLWLNCQTAGDYNPTHTHGGSFSGVIFLKVPPQINANSFDGQLCFHGPEDWHIQSFRTGMAHYVLPVPGDFYVFPAWQPHSVMPFRGDGERWSLAFNVVAAPGVPPTAMQQPAPQQQPLGNVSLSSQRPTAKGF, encoded by the coding sequence ATGAACGGTGCACCCACTTTGGGGCTGCCACGATGGCCTGCAGCAGACCAAGCTTTGGTGGACGTTCTCGATCTGTTTCCCCGCTCCATCCTTCGGGACACCCTTCCAGATCCTCTGCTCCAACAGCTGATTGGGCTGAGCGAAAGCGTTCTCGCCCATCCTGAGTCCAGCCCCGATGCTTCAGCGAAGCTGGCGGGTCAACTGCGTCAGCAGCGCGAACTGAGGCCTGATCAACCCGGCGTGCAGGAGCTCAGCAACAATCACCTGCTGCCGGCCTGTGATCGCTGGATCCGCCATGTGATGGATCGTCAGCCTCCCCAGGGGCGCGGCCCTTGGGTTCCCGGTCGCTACCGCCTGCAGATGATTGACCTCTGGCTCAATTGCCAGACGGCCGGTGACTACAACCCCACCCACACCCACGGCGGCAGCTTCTCTGGAGTGATCTTTCTGAAGGTGCCACCGCAGATCAACGCCAACAGTTTTGACGGCCAACTTTGCTTCCACGGCCCGGAAGACTGGCACATTCAGTCATTCCGTACCGGCATGGCGCACTACGTGCTGCCTGTGCCCGGTGATTTCTATGTGTTCCCGGCCTGGCAACCCCATTCGGTGATGCCTTTCCGCGGAGATGGGGAACGCTGGTCGCTGGCGTTCAATGTGGTGGCGGCCCCCGGTGTTCCGCCCACAGCGATGCAGCAGCCCGCCCCCCAGCAACAACCCCTGGGCAACGTCTCGCTCTCGAGTCAGCGGCCCACGGCCAAGGGCTTCTGA
- a CDS encoding L,D-transpeptidase, translating into MLRHVLLVPVLLGSGVAATAADLPGQQGPTTALLQGGPLQLSTRRTAELFPDGNRIWKVELHRGPRLLASWPAASGVARRQSADRRWSPGNAAPLPAGVYSLGRPEPWGNDLWFDLTPRFDTTRSALGIHRCYPGTGCICMPERADIDALASWVKASGIRTLQVLN; encoded by the coding sequence ATGCTGCGCCACGTCCTCCTGGTGCCTGTGCTGCTGGGCAGCGGCGTTGCTGCAACGGCTGCTGATCTCCCTGGGCAACAGGGGCCAACGACGGCGCTGCTGCAGGGCGGTCCACTGCAGCTCAGCACCCGTCGTACGGCCGAGCTGTTCCCGGACGGCAACCGCATCTGGAAGGTTGAACTGCATCGCGGCCCGCGTTTGCTGGCCAGCTGGCCAGCGGCCAGTGGTGTGGCCCGGCGCCAGAGTGCTGATCGCCGCTGGAGCCCCGGCAATGCAGCCCCTTTGCCCGCTGGTGTGTACAGCCTGGGGCGTCCGGAACCGTGGGGAAATGATCTGTGGTTTGACCTGACCCCTCGCTTCGACACCACCCGAAGTGCTCTGGGCATCCACCGCTGTTATCCCGGCACGGGTTGCATCTGCATGCCCGAGAGAGCTGATATCGACGCACTCGCCAGTTGGGTCAAGGCGTCTGGGATTCGGACGTTGCAGGTGTTGAACTGA
- a CDS encoding pyridoxamine 5'-phosphate oxidase family protein produces the protein MTEAIPPWRPLLRAAMQREGRSVAARWVQLATTGRDGAPRVRTLVFRGWAGADLLELFSDQRSEKVKELADVAASELCWLFPKARQQYRLRGLVELIPASEQPELCQQRWQQLSETGRAVWGWPTPADPLDPSADFPERLRETAKLPEHFVVLQMRVNTVERLNLGPHPHQRTRWNADTLWREQPLNP, from the coding sequence ATGACTGAGGCCATCCCCCCCTGGAGACCGCTGCTGCGGGCAGCCATGCAGCGGGAGGGACGCTCCGTTGCCGCCCGCTGGGTGCAACTGGCGACAACCGGACGGGACGGAGCGCCCCGGGTGAGGACCCTGGTGTTCCGCGGCTGGGCCGGGGCAGACCTGCTTGAACTGTTCAGCGATCAGCGCAGCGAAAAAGTGAAGGAACTCGCTGACGTTGCAGCCTCTGAACTGTGCTGGTTGTTCCCCAAAGCCCGCCAGCAATACCGGCTACGGGGCCTGGTGGAGCTGATACCAGCCTCCGAGCAACCTGAGCTCTGTCAGCAGCGCTGGCAACAGCTGTCCGAGACGGGGCGCGCTGTCTGGGGCTGGCCGACACCAGCGGATCCTCTGGATCCATCCGCGGATTTCCCAGAACGGCTCCGTGAAACCGCAAAACTGCCGGAGCATTTCGTGGTGCTACAAATGCGGGTGAACACCGTTGAGCGCCTCAACCTGGGGCCCCATCCCCATCAACGAACGCGTTGGAACGCAGACACGCTCTGGCGGGAGCAGCCTCTGAACCCCTGA
- a CDS encoding histone deacetylase has product MTLPVVYHPHYSAPLPSTHRFPMAKFRLLHQLLLEQNVIQPDQVHRPLSIARKDLECVHPRSYHEAFSRDRLTRPEQRRIGLPATRPLVQRTWLAVGGTLLTARLALQRGLACHLAGGTHHAHPDYGSGFCIFNDCAVAARVVLRMGEVKRILIVDLDVHQGDGSAACFQDDPRVTTLSVHAASNFPLRKVQGDIDIPLADGTGDDDYLAAIADRLPDALDTIAPDLVLFNAGVDPHRDDRLGRLVLSDAGLKMRDRLVLDACLRRRIPTATVIGGGYDALTPLVQRHAIVVRAAAEQARLFDLPSLRP; this is encoded by the coding sequence TTGACGCTACCGGTCGTCTACCACCCGCATTACTCCGCGCCGCTTCCAAGCACCCATCGTTTTCCGATGGCGAAATTCAGGCTGCTGCATCAACTCCTGCTGGAGCAGAACGTGATCCAGCCCGATCAGGTGCATCGCCCCCTGAGCATCGCCCGCAAAGATCTGGAGTGCGTGCATCCACGCAGTTATCACGAAGCCTTCAGCCGCGACCGCTTGACCCGCCCGGAGCAACGTCGCATCGGGCTTCCAGCGACACGACCGCTGGTGCAACGCACCTGGCTCGCGGTGGGCGGCACCCTGCTGACGGCACGCCTGGCTCTTCAGCGTGGACTGGCCTGTCACCTGGCGGGGGGCACCCACCATGCCCATCCCGACTACGGGAGCGGCTTCTGCATCTTCAACGACTGTGCAGTCGCTGCAAGGGTTGTGCTGAGGATGGGGGAGGTGAAGCGAATTCTGATCGTCGATCTCGACGTGCACCAGGGGGATGGTTCAGCAGCCTGTTTCCAAGACGATCCCAGGGTGACCACCCTTTCGGTGCACGCCGCCAGCAATTTTCCCTTGCGCAAAGTGCAGGGGGATATCGACATTCCGCTTGCCGATGGCACCGGTGATGACGATTATCTCGCTGCCATTGCTGACCGGTTGCCTGATGCCTTGGACACCATCGCGCCGGATTTGGTGCTGTTCAACGCAGGGGTCGATCCCCATCGCGATGATCGGCTCGGCCGACTGGTCCTCAGCGATGCGGGATTGAAGATGCGGGACCGACTCGTGCTCGATGCCTGCCTCCGCCGCAGGATTCCAACCGCGACGGTGATCGGCGGCGGCTATGACGCCCTCACCCCCCTGGTGCAGCGCCACGCCATCGTGGTGCGTGCTGCTGCCGAGCAGGCTCGCTTGTTCGATCTGCCATCCCTGAGGCCATGA